A portion of the Streptomyces erythrochromogenes genome contains these proteins:
- a CDS encoding right-handed parallel beta-helix repeat-containing protein, translated as MKRTSTLALTAALLASSAPLGLATMGAGTAHAASRTYFVSPSGNDSNSGTSTQAPFRTLQKAADSVEPGDTVSIMNGTYSERSAGSNVLTIKRSGRAGAPITFTAHPGHRPVIHPVKAWNGIGVYGASYISIKNLEVKGNNGALTLAGAERESKKGDPTYNTNCISLERDRSTGALSHHVEVTGNEVHGCAGGGISAIDSDHVTISGNHVHGNSWYAVYGTSGISVLTPRDVGGGDAGTYKIRITGNRVHDNETKIKWEKCGCYSDGNGIIIDTLKGDADHPAYNGRVLVANNLSYDNGGSGIHSYKSQHVDIVHNTAYGNGRSTRMESYANIFAHDSTDVRLLNNIAYGRPGQATNSKSRNVDVTYDYNVYFGGKAPEVQGPNDVIADPKFAKAGTGADADFRLSEGSPAAGSGTPFAAVTTDFTGARRAVGTPDRGAYGFGAKSSDVPGSASDASSPGRQEDTPAGSGQSAGSDPATSPGGQAGDGTDGVSGLKPHSGSGPLAETGGSNPALPLGIAAVVLALGGGLLFVARRKRS; from the coding sequence GTGAAACGCACGAGCACCCTCGCCCTGACCGCAGCACTGCTCGCTTCATCCGCCCCGCTCGGCCTCGCCACCATGGGAGCCGGTACGGCGCACGCCGCATCCCGCACGTACTTCGTCAGCCCCAGCGGCAACGACAGCAACTCGGGCACGTCCACCCAAGCTCCCTTCCGGACCCTCCAGAAGGCCGCGGACAGCGTCGAGCCGGGTGACACCGTCTCGATCATGAACGGCACGTACTCCGAGCGTTCTGCGGGGTCGAACGTGCTGACCATCAAGCGCTCCGGCCGCGCCGGAGCCCCCATTACCTTCACCGCCCATCCCGGCCACCGTCCGGTGATCCACCCGGTGAAGGCGTGGAACGGCATCGGCGTCTACGGCGCCTCCTACATCTCCATCAAAAACCTAGAGGTCAAGGGCAACAACGGGGCCCTCACTCTGGCCGGAGCTGAACGGGAATCGAAGAAGGGCGACCCCACCTACAACACCAACTGCATCTCCCTGGAACGGGACCGGTCCACGGGTGCGCTGTCGCACCACGTCGAGGTGACCGGCAACGAGGTGCACGGTTGCGCCGGCGGCGGCATATCGGCCATCGACTCCGACCACGTGACCATCTCCGGCAACCACGTGCATGGGAACTCCTGGTACGCGGTGTACGGAACCAGTGGCATCTCCGTCCTCACCCCGCGCGACGTAGGCGGCGGCGACGCCGGTACGTACAAGATCCGCATCACCGGCAACCGCGTCCACGACAACGAGACCAAGATCAAATGGGAGAAGTGCGGCTGCTACTCCGACGGCAACGGCATCATCATCGACACCCTCAAGGGCGACGCCGATCACCCCGCCTACAACGGACGCGTACTGGTCGCCAACAACCTCTCCTACGACAACGGCGGCTCCGGCATCCACTCCTACAAGAGCCAGCACGTCGACATCGTCCACAACACGGCCTACGGGAACGGGCGCAGCACCCGCATGGAGAGCTACGCCAACATTTTCGCCCATGACAGTACCGATGTGCGGCTGCTCAACAACATCGCGTACGGCCGGCCGGGGCAAGCGACGAACAGCAAGTCCCGCAATGTGGACGTCACCTACGACTACAACGTCTACTTCGGCGGTAAGGCCCCCGAGGTCCAGGGCCCGAACGATGTCATCGCCGATCCGAAGTTCGCCAAGGCGGGCACCGGGGCGGACGCGGACTTCCGGCTGAGCGAGGGCTCCCCGGCCGCCGGCTCTGGTACACCGTTCGCCGCCGTCACCACCGACTTCACCGGAGCCCGCCGAGCCGTTGGCACGCCCGACCGGGGCGCCTACGGTTTCGGCGCCAAGAGCAGCGACGTCCCGGGAAGTGCCTCCGACGCCTCCTCCCCCGGTCGGCAAGAGGACACCCCCGCCGGGAGCGGCCAGTCCGCCGGAAGTGACCCCGCCACCTCACCGGGCGGGCAAGCCGGCGACGGCACCGATGGCGTCTCTGGGCTGAAGCCGCACAGCGGAAGCGGTCCGCTCGCAGAGACGGGCGGCTCCAACCCGGCACTGCCGCTCGGCATCGCGGCGGTGGTCCTCGCCCTCGGCGGCGGGCTCCTCTTCGTGGCGCGGCGCAAGCGCTCCTGA
- a CDS encoding glycoside hydrolase family 16 protein yields MSQPRRISRRRAWTALTLPALLCVLAACSGGPVDDAAAPAADASPTPSGPPGTLFDNFHYSGPDDPSLAAHGWEVRTDGGGPGIKNTWSTTGAGFPSDTTAQGGRVLQLQSSTDGTERGTRQVEVQSTGKNLFTGTFAARVHFSDRPTSGRNGDHVVQTFFPISPSDASDDYSELDFEYLPNGGWGSTGPRLDNVSWYKADPPDRVNHTLKQRLEGWHTLMITAMDGKVTYSLDGKDLFTSSGKYVPREKMDIHFSNWFVDLPFASGPRTWDMKVNWVYFKADEAVSQADVQKTVDGFYNTGINHINTVPKA; encoded by the coding sequence GTGAGCCAGCCTCGCCGCATCTCTCGTCGTCGCGCGTGGACCGCGCTCACGCTTCCCGCCCTCTTGTGCGTCCTCGCGGCGTGTTCCGGTGGCCCGGTCGACGATGCCGCCGCGCCCGCCGCCGACGCCTCGCCGACCCCGTCCGGACCGCCGGGAACCCTGTTCGACAACTTCCACTACAGCGGCCCCGACGACCCCTCGCTCGCCGCCCACGGGTGGGAGGTCCGGACCGACGGGGGCGGCCCGGGGATCAAGAACACCTGGTCCACCACCGGCGCGGGCTTCCCCTCCGACACGACCGCCCAGGGCGGCAGGGTCCTACAGCTGCAGTCCTCCACCGACGGCACCGAGCGGGGCACCAGGCAGGTCGAGGTGCAGAGCACCGGCAAGAACCTCTTCACGGGGACCTTCGCCGCCCGGGTCCACTTCAGCGACAGGCCGACAAGCGGCCGCAACGGCGACCACGTCGTCCAGACCTTCTTCCCGATCTCCCCTTCGGACGCCTCGGACGACTACAGCGAACTCGACTTCGAGTACCTGCCGAACGGCGGCTGGGGCTCGACGGGTCCGCGGCTCGACAACGTCAGCTGGTACAAGGCCGATCCGCCGGACCGGGTCAACCACACGCTCAAGCAGCGCCTCGAGGGCTGGCACACCCTGATGATCACCGCCATGGACGGAAAGGTCACCTACTCGCTGGACGGCAAGGACCTGTTCACCAGCTCCGGCAAGTACGTCCCGCGCGAGAAGATGGACATCCACTTCAGCAACTGGTTCGTCGACCTCCCCTTCGCAAGCGGCCCGCGCACATGGGACATGAAGGTCAACTGGGTCTACTTCAAGGCCGACGAGGCCGTGTCCCAGGCGGACGTCCAAAAGACGGTGGACGGCTTCTACAACACCGGCATCAACCACATCAACACCGTCCCGAAGGCCTGA
- a CDS encoding peptidoglycan recognition protein family protein: protein MTHRKPRPKPRLVSRRTAMVCTSSGLIATAFGVVGFDGSPGAGGRTEAAPDEAGATEPPPAKPPGPGQAWMPDAIRKPLAVNFTPGGIREMRGLVLHVQEGENSLHGRFSDPAVQSSSHFWVSQSGEIEQYVSAHDRAWAQGTGNPSWLSVETSGFASRPLTAQQVDSVARIYAWGMAQHGWPLEPASTPLGRGFGIHSMGGRDWGGHACPGPLRSAQTGEILSTARGRYPR, encoded by the coding sequence GTGACCCACCGCAAACCGAGGCCGAAGCCGCGGCTGGTGTCGCGCCGCACCGCAATGGTCTGCACGAGCAGCGGACTCATCGCCACCGCCTTCGGCGTCGTCGGCTTCGACGGCAGCCCCGGGGCCGGCGGCCGGACGGAGGCGGCACCGGACGAGGCCGGCGCGACAGAGCCACCCCCCGCGAAACCCCCCGGACCCGGCCAGGCATGGATGCCGGACGCCATCCGCAAACCGCTGGCGGTGAACTTCACTCCGGGCGGCATCCGGGAGATGCGGGGTCTGGTCTTACACGTGCAGGAGGGCGAGAACTCGCTCCACGGCCGCTTCAGCGACCCGGCGGTGCAGTCCTCCTCGCACTTCTGGGTCTCACAGTCCGGCGAGATCGAACAGTACGTCTCCGCTCACGACCGGGCCTGGGCGCAGGGCACCGGCAACCCGTCGTGGCTCTCGGTGGAGACCTCGGGATTCGCGAGCCGGCCGCTCACCGCACAGCAGGTGGACTCCGTCGCCCGCATCTACGCCTGGGGCATGGCCCAGCACGGCTGGCCCCTCGAGCCCGCCTCCACACCGCTGGGCCGCGGCTTCGGCATCCACAGCATGGGCGGCCGCGACTGGGGCGGCCACGCCTGCCCGGGCCCCCTCCGCTCCGCCCAGACCGGGGAGATACTCAGCACGGCCCGCGGGAGGTACCCCCGCTAG
- a CDS encoding bifunctional polysaccharide deacetylase/glycosyltransferase family 2 protein codes for MRFFMPLSLLACLLALLVLRGLATNEAFHDSRIAISVDKDTVPQSLLKGGPVIDARGAKNEHPVSYHIPDRTAVLSFDDGPSPEWTPKILEVLASRKVRADFFVTGAMTTRNPELIRQIVAGGHELGVHTFTHPDLVYQSHARISWELAQTQLALAGVAGVHSALFRPPYSSDATAMDDWNYPVIKYVGARGYLTAFIDRDTDDWKRPGVDAIVKAAMPAKPGAGALILLHDAGGDRTQTLAALVQIIDKLQADGYRFTTISDALGASSATVPVDGFQLWAGKGFIWATQVAVHTLPVLVGLLAVVGFLNFGRFALMIVLAPIHARRSKRRDAWGPPVTEPVTVLVPAYNERECVANTLRSLAAGDHPIEVIVIDDGSTDGTADIVEEMDLPFVRLIRKANGGKSTALNTGIAAASHDIIVMMDGDTVFEPSTVRELVQPFADAAIGAVAGNAKVGNRESLIGAWQHIEYVLGHNLDRRMYDVLGVIPTIPGAVGAFRKEALRRVGGMSDDTLAEDTDITIAVLCDGWRIVYAEHARAWTEAPASLQQLWSQRYRWSYGSMQAMWKHRGAVTSRGPAGRFGRLGLPLIVLFGVVAPLLAPLVDMFLLYGVLFGDAPITLTSWGGFILLQAALSWYAFRLDREKPWHLISLPIQQLVYRQLMYIVLLQSAITAMTGGRLRWQKLRRTGEVAVPVEA; via the coding sequence TTGCGCTTCTTCATGCCGCTGTCCCTGCTGGCCTGCCTGCTCGCGCTCCTCGTCCTGCGCGGCCTCGCCACCAACGAGGCGTTCCACGACTCCCGGATCGCGATCTCGGTCGACAAGGACACCGTGCCGCAGAGCCTGCTCAAGGGCGGCCCGGTCATCGACGCGCGCGGCGCCAAGAACGAGCACCCGGTGAGCTACCACATCCCCGACCGGACCGCGGTGCTGAGCTTCGACGACGGTCCCTCGCCCGAGTGGACTCCGAAGATCCTGGAGGTGCTCGCGTCCCGCAAGGTCCGGGCGGACTTCTTCGTCACCGGCGCGATGACCACGCGCAACCCGGAACTGATCCGACAGATCGTCGCGGGCGGCCACGAACTCGGCGTGCACACCTTCACCCACCCCGACCTGGTGTACCAGTCCCACGCCCGGATCAGCTGGGAGCTCGCGCAGACGCAGCTGGCGCTGGCCGGCGTCGCGGGCGTCCACTCCGCTCTGTTCCGCCCGCCGTACTCCTCCGACGCGACCGCGATGGACGACTGGAACTACCCGGTGATCAAGTACGTGGGCGCGCGGGGCTACCTCACCGCGTTCATCGACCGCGACACCGACGACTGGAAGCGCCCCGGCGTCGACGCGATCGTCAAGGCCGCGATGCCCGCCAAGCCGGGAGCCGGCGCGCTGATCCTGCTGCACGACGCGGGTGGCGACCGCACCCAGACCCTCGCCGCGCTCGTGCAGATCATCGACAAGCTGCAGGCCGACGGCTACCGCTTCACCACCATCTCCGACGCCCTCGGTGCCTCCAGCGCCACCGTGCCGGTGGACGGATTCCAGCTGTGGGCGGGCAAGGGATTCATCTGGGCCACCCAGGTCGCCGTGCACACCCTGCCGGTGCTGGTCGGGCTGCTGGCCGTCGTCGGCTTCCTCAACTTCGGGCGCTTCGCGCTGATGATCGTCCTGGCACCGATCCATGCCCGCCGCTCCAAACGGCGCGACGCCTGGGGGCCACCGGTGACCGAGCCGGTCACCGTACTGGTCCCGGCCTACAACGAACGCGAGTGCGTAGCCAACACCCTCCGCTCCCTGGCCGCAGGCGACCATCCGATCGAGGTGATCGTCATCGACGACGGCTCCACGGACGGCACCGCGGACATCGTGGAGGAGATGGACCTGCCGTTCGTGCGGTTGATCCGCAAGGCCAACGGTGGCAAGTCCACCGCGCTCAACACCGGAATCGCGGCCGCCTCGCACGACATCATCGTGATGATGGACGGCGACACAGTCTTCGAGCCGTCCACCGTGCGAGAGCTGGTCCAGCCCTTCGCGGACGCGGCGATCGGCGCGGTCGCGGGCAACGCCAAGGTCGGCAACCGAGAGAGCCTGATCGGCGCCTGGCAGCACATCGAGTACGTCCTCGGCCACAACCTGGACCGCCGGATGTACGACGTGCTGGGCGTCATCCCGACGATCCCCGGTGCGGTCGGCGCCTTCCGCAAGGAGGCCCTGCGGCGGGTCGGCGGGATGAGCGACGACACCCTCGCCGAGGACACCGACATCACCATCGCCGTGCTCTGCGACGGCTGGCGGATCGTCTACGCCGAGCACGCCCGCGCCTGGACCGAGGCCCCCGCCAGCCTCCAGCAGCTCTGGTCCCAGCGGTACCGCTGGAGCTACGGCAGCATGCAGGCGATGTGGAAGCACCGCGGTGCCGTGACCTCCCGCGGCCCGGCCGGGCGCTTCGGCCGGCTCGGGCTGCCGCTGATCGTGCTGTTCGGTGTGGTCGCCCCGCTGCTGGCGCCGCTGGTCGACATGTTCCTGCTGTACGGCGTGCTGTTCGGGGACGCCCCGATCACCCTCACCAGCTGGGGCGGCTTCATCCTGCTCCAGGCCGCACTGTCCTGGTACGCCTTCCGGCTCGACCGCGAGAAGCCCTGGCACCTGATCAGCCTGCCGATCCAGCAACTGGTCTACCGGCAGCTCATGTACATCGTCCTGTTGCAGTCCGCGATCACGGCGATGACCGGTGGCCGACTGCGCTGGCAGAAGCTCCGGCGCACCGGTGAGGTCGCCGTGCCGGTGGAGGCCTGA
- a CDS encoding DUF6243 family protein: MTDSKNINNPVGQGGGQRKKLSRAERQNNGPHRNLDRQGAADKKAELVRKMREKARAAEAAEQASDDTAQS; encoded by the coding sequence GTGACCGACAGCAAGAACATCAACAACCCCGTGGGCCAGGGCGGCGGCCAGCGCAAGAAGCTGTCCCGCGCCGAACGCCAGAACAACGGCCCGCACCGCAACCTCGACCGCCAGGGTGCCGCCGACAAGAAGGCGGAGCTGGTGCGCAAGATGCGCGAGAAGGCACGCGCAGCCGAGGCCGCCGAGCAGGCGAGCGACGACACCGCACAGAGCTGA
- a CDS encoding TetR family transcriptional regulator, with product MAAARHRIEVAALTGDPVPDPPRVAWRKQMRQRVLDAARDLTCEAGWDQVSLLAVAVRAEVSRPSVYKEFGNRAGLGRALVVRETQQFLAGVADVLYPGVPDSHACLRVAILYVLQEADNQPLIRAVITAARKGSDSLLPYLTARADPIFDAGQTLVQGWLATRYPHQHTESVQMAADVIVRMTISHLILPTDEQHLTAQRLATAALKLLQ from the coding sequence ATGGCGGCGGCAAGGCACCGGATCGAAGTGGCGGCACTCACAGGTGATCCTGTACCCGACCCCCCGCGCGTTGCCTGGCGCAAACAGATGAGGCAGCGCGTATTGGACGCCGCTCGCGACCTCACGTGCGAAGCCGGCTGGGACCAGGTCAGCCTCTTGGCCGTCGCTGTCCGCGCCGAAGTGTCGCGCCCGTCGGTGTACAAGGAGTTCGGCAACCGTGCCGGCCTGGGCCGTGCGCTGGTAGTCCGTGAAACCCAGCAGTTTCTGGCGGGTGTGGCCGATGTCCTCTATCCGGGCGTGCCCGATTCCCATGCCTGCCTCCGGGTGGCCATCCTGTATGTACTTCAGGAGGCCGACAACCAGCCCCTCATAAGGGCCGTCATCACAGCCGCCCGAAAGGGCTCCGACAGCCTCCTGCCCTACCTCACCGCCCGAGCGGACCCGATCTTCGATGCCGGTCAAACCCTCGTCCAGGGCTGGCTGGCCACGCGATACCCACATCAGCACACAGAGTCCGTGCAGATGGCCGCGGACGTCATCGTCCGCATGACCATCAGCCATCTCATCCTGCCGACCGACGAACAACACCTCACCGCACAAAGACTGGCGACTGCAGCCCTGAAGCTGCTGCAGTAA
- a CDS encoding acyltransferase family protein yields the protein MHASTGLDRNRDTIQLRVPAALRAEPNPEPQESEPHESVPASHKGGRDRYLDLLRALALARVVLYHNFGWFWLPLVFPSMGVMFALAGALMARSLSRPALGVVRGRLRRLLPPMWLFGAVMIALQILAGWGPQAEGHPTWWWAKLAFWILPLSTPPYADELSGFGLVEHTWAAQVIVPLWYLRAYLWYVLFSPLLLRALRRFPVATLSAPLAMVIVMNALFADQEFVYGRVWETANDFATFGACWILGMAHQEGLLRKIPQYVLPSVAPLIMVAGFWYLQTRPVDPTVATDIESWPIAQALWSVGFVAILLHVSPSWERWPRPLERWNGLVSLLNARAVSVYLWHQAALVAAVPLIDPLWSVPFVYANFQWLLASQWFTLLVALPLIGLLVLTFGWLEDVAAKRSPRLLPYPRRGRGRRRAAG from the coding sequence ATGCACGCGTCCACCGGACTCGACCGCAACCGGGACACCATCCAGCTGAGAGTCCCAGCCGCGCTGCGGGCCGAGCCGAATCCGGAGCCACAGGAGTCGGAGCCGCATGAGTCGGTGCCGGCCTCGCACAAGGGCGGCCGCGACCGCTATCTCGACCTGCTGCGTGCGCTGGCGCTGGCGCGAGTGGTGCTCTACCACAACTTCGGCTGGTTCTGGCTGCCTCTCGTCTTCCCGTCGATGGGCGTGATGTTCGCCCTGGCCGGCGCACTGATGGCCCGCTCGCTCAGCCGTCCCGCGCTCGGGGTGGTCCGCGGCCGACTGCGCCGGCTGCTGCCGCCGATGTGGCTGTTCGGTGCCGTCATGATCGCCCTCCAGATCCTCGCGGGCTGGGGCCCCCAGGCCGAGGGCCACCCCACTTGGTGGTGGGCCAAGCTGGCCTTCTGGATCCTGCCGTTGAGCACCCCTCCGTACGCGGACGAGCTCTCCGGTTTCGGGCTCGTGGAACACACCTGGGCCGCGCAGGTCATCGTCCCGCTCTGGTACCTCCGGGCCTACCTCTGGTACGTCCTCTTCTCGCCGCTGCTGCTGCGGGCACTGCGACGCTTCCCCGTGGCGACGCTGTCCGCCCCCCTGGCGATGGTGATCGTCATGAACGCGCTCTTCGCCGACCAGGAGTTCGTCTACGGCCGGGTCTGGGAGACCGCCAACGACTTCGCCACCTTCGGTGCCTGCTGGATCCTCGGCATGGCCCACCAGGAGGGGCTGCTCAGGAAGATCCCGCAGTACGTACTGCCGTCCGTCGCGCCGCTGATCATGGTGGCCGGCTTCTGGTACCTGCAGACCCGTCCGGTCGATCCGACCGTGGCAACCGACATCGAGTCCTGGCCGATCGCCCAGGCCCTGTGGTCCGTCGGCTTCGTCGCCATCCTGCTCCACGTCAGCCCGTCCTGGGAGCGGTGGCCCCGGCCACTGGAACGCTGGAACGGCCTGGTCAGCCTGCTCAACGCACGCGCCGTCAGCGTCTACCTCTGGCACCAGGCCGCCCTGGTGGCCGCCGTCCCGCTGATCGACCCGCTCTGGAGCGTCCCCTTCGTCTACGCGAACTTCCAGTGGCTGCTGGCCAGCCAGTGGTTCACGCTGCTGGTGGCGCTCCCGCTGATCGGGCTGCTGGTGCTGACCTTCGGCTGGCTCGAGGACGTGGCCGCCAAACGCTCGCCGCGGCTCCTGCCGTACCCGCGCCGCGGACGGGGCAGGCGCCGGGCGGCCGGCTGA
- a CDS encoding BCCT family transporter gives MPPVSQEERKRRQRLRLPVKAALPGAHPHEDAAPVTDRVVFGVTAVLTLGFVLWGVTATSTLESVSDTLLNGLMHNAGWAFVLAASGFVVFALWLAISRYGRIELGQEHEKPEFSTVSWVAMMFSAGMGIGLMFYGVSEPLAHYTTPPPGTDPADAADAMQTALATTLFHWTLHPWAIYAVVGLAIAYSTFRRRRRQTISAVFVPLLGKERAEGAPGRVIDILAIFATLFGSATSLGLGALQIGSGMHEVGWLSKAGTGLLVAIIGVLTVCFVFSAVSGVEKGIQWLSNINMVLAVTLAAFVFVVGPTILVLDLIPTSLAAYFEELPQLVGRTEASTGGGDVADWLSSWTVFYWAWWISWTPFVGMFIARISRGRTIRQFIGGVILVPSAVSLVWFAIFGGTAMRLQEQGDLGDATTPEAQLFGVLQEFPIAGVMSLLVMVLVGIFFVSGADAASIVMGTLSQKGSFEPARFIVVFWGVVTGGVAAVMLLVGEGKGDALAGLQHLTILVAAPFVLVMIGMCWALLRDLRKDPLIVRVELAEEAMEDAVIAGHEKYAGEFEIRIGPAQDESPGATKDDRDRKDDPETPPTTS, from the coding sequence GTGCCGCCCGTGTCCCAGGAGGAGCGCAAACGGAGGCAGCGGCTGCGGCTGCCCGTGAAGGCGGCTCTGCCCGGTGCCCATCCGCACGAGGACGCGGCGCCCGTCACCGACCGGGTGGTCTTCGGAGTCACCGCCGTGCTGACCCTCGGATTCGTCCTCTGGGGAGTCACGGCCACCAGCACGCTGGAGAGCGTCTCCGACACCTTGCTGAACGGCCTGATGCACAACGCCGGCTGGGCCTTCGTCCTGGCCGCCTCGGGGTTCGTCGTCTTCGCGCTGTGGCTCGCCATCAGCCGGTACGGGCGGATCGAGCTGGGCCAGGAGCACGAGAAGCCGGAGTTCAGCACGGTCTCCTGGGTCGCCATGATGTTCAGCGCCGGCATGGGCATCGGCCTGATGTTCTACGGCGTCAGCGAACCCCTCGCGCACTACACCACTCCCCCGCCGGGCACCGACCCCGCCGACGCGGCGGACGCCATGCAGACGGCACTCGCCACCACGCTCTTCCACTGGACACTGCACCCGTGGGCCATCTACGCGGTGGTCGGCCTGGCCATCGCGTACAGCACCTTCCGGCGTCGCAGGCGGCAGACGATCAGCGCCGTCTTCGTCCCGCTCCTCGGGAAGGAACGGGCGGAGGGCGCACCCGGCCGGGTGATCGACATCCTGGCGATCTTCGCCACGCTGTTCGGCTCCGCGACCTCCCTGGGCCTCGGTGCGCTCCAGATCGGCAGCGGCATGCACGAGGTGGGCTGGCTGAGCAAAGCGGGGACGGGGCTGCTCGTCGCCATCATCGGCGTGCTGACGGTCTGCTTCGTCTTCTCCGCCGTCTCCGGCGTGGAGAAGGGCATCCAATGGCTCTCCAACATCAACATGGTGCTGGCCGTGACCCTCGCGGCCTTCGTCTTCGTCGTCGGCCCCACGATCCTGGTGCTCGACCTGATCCCCACCTCCCTCGCCGCGTACTTCGAGGAGCTGCCCCAGCTGGTCGGCCGCACCGAGGCGTCCACGGGCGGCGGTGACGTCGCCGACTGGCTGAGCAGCTGGACGGTCTTCTACTGGGCGTGGTGGATCTCCTGGACGCCGTTCGTCGGCATGTTCATCGCCCGCATCAGCCGGGGCCGTACGATCCGCCAGTTCATCGGCGGTGTCATCCTGGTGCCGAGCGCCGTGAGCCTGGTCTGGTTCGCCATCTTCGGCGGTACGGCCATGCGGCTGCAGGAGCAGGGGGACCTGGGCGACGCGACCACGCCCGAGGCACAGCTCTTCGGCGTGCTCCAGGAGTTCCCGATCGCCGGTGTGATGAGCCTGCTCGTGATGGTCCTGGTCGGGATCTTCTTCGTCTCCGGCGCAGACGCGGCGTCGATCGTGATGGGCACCCTCTCCCAGAAGGGGTCCTTCGAACCCGCCCGGTTCATCGTCGTCTTCTGGGGCGTGGTGACCGGTGGTGTGGCGGCCGTGATGCTGCTGGTCGGGGAGGGCAAGGGCGACGCCCTCGCGGGTCTGCAGCACTTGACGATCCTCGTCGCCGCCCCCTTCGTCCTCGTCATGATCGGCATGTGCTGGGCCCTCCTGCGGGACCTCCGCAAGGACCCGCTCATCGTCCGGGTCGAACTCGCGGAGGAGGCGATGGAGGATGCCGTGATCGCGGGCCACGAGAAGTACGCGGGCGAGTTCGAGATCCGCATCGGCCCGGCGCAGGACGAGTCACCCGGGGCGACGAAGGACGACCGCGACCGCAAGGACGACCCGGAAACCCCGCCCACGACCAGCTGA
- a CDS encoding DM13 domain-containing protein, with product MWLGVLIAAVVVLVLGIGSYWFQPWKLWRDDTVSEALPSAAAPQQPSAGGAASGPPAAGPQTLAQGALISHEHTTTGTAKLIRLADGSRTLRLENLDTSNGPDLRVWLTDAPVKEGVAGWRVFDDGKYVSLGKLKGNKGDQNYEIPADVNLADYSSVTIWCDRFDVSFGAATLT from the coding sequence ATGTGGCTCGGAGTGCTGATCGCGGCGGTGGTGGTGCTGGTGCTGGGCATCGGCTCGTACTGGTTCCAGCCGTGGAAGCTGTGGCGGGACGATACCGTCAGCGAGGCGCTGCCGAGCGCGGCCGCCCCTCAGCAGCCCTCCGCGGGCGGCGCGGCGTCCGGTCCCCCGGCCGCCGGCCCGCAGACCCTCGCCCAGGGCGCCCTGATCAGCCACGAGCACACCACCACGGGCACGGCGAAGCTGATCCGCCTCGCCGACGGGTCCCGCACCCTGCGCCTGGAGAACCTCGACACCAGCAACGGCCCTGATCTGCGCGTCTGGTTGACCGATGCCCCGGTGAAGGAGGGCGTCGCGGGCTGGCGCGTCTTCGACGACGGCAAGTACGTGAGCCTCGGCAAGCTCAAGGGCAACAAGGGCGACCAGAACTACGAGATCCCGGCCGATGTGAACCTGGCCGACTACAGCAGCGTCACCATCTGGTGCGACCGCTTCGACGTCTCCTTCGGGGCGGCGACCCTCACCTGA
- a CDS encoding SDR family oxidoreductase, with protein MSNEDMTIQNAAPGHPQGPLAGRIALVAGATRGAGRAQAVELGRAGATVYVTGRTTRTRASEVGRTTETIEETAESVTAVGGTGIAVPTDHLDEDRVRALADRIDREQGRLDILVNDLWGGEHLLAGSVFGKKSWETPLADGLRILELGVRSHVITAALLLPLLIRSDAPLHVEVTDGTARSNRRYRENMYYDLAKNAPIRLAFGLGQELAEYGGTAVAVSPGFLRSEQMLAHFGVGEENWRDAIAQEPAFAVAESPRYLARGVAALAADPGRAARWNGKSTSSAELARTYGVRDVDGSRPDAWAYFEAAARGGGEVSPEDYR; from the coding sequence ATGAGCAACGAGGACATGACCATCCAGAACGCCGCCCCCGGCCACCCGCAGGGTCCGCTCGCCGGCCGGATCGCGCTCGTGGCGGGAGCGACCCGCGGTGCCGGCCGCGCCCAGGCCGTCGAGCTCGGCCGGGCCGGCGCGACCGTGTACGTCACCGGCCGCACCACCCGGACCCGAGCCAGCGAGGTCGGCCGGACGACCGAAACCATCGAGGAGACCGCGGAGTCGGTCACCGCGGTCGGCGGCACCGGCATCGCGGTGCCCACAGACCACCTCGACGAGGACCGGGTCCGCGCCCTCGCCGACCGGATCGACCGGGAACAGGGACGGCTCGACATACTCGTCAACGACCTGTGGGGCGGCGAGCACCTCCTCGCCGGCTCCGTCTTCGGGAAGAAGAGCTGGGAGACCCCCCTCGCCGACGGCCTGCGCATCCTCGAACTCGGCGTGCGCTCGCACGTGATCACCGCGGCGCTGCTCCTGCCCCTGCTGATCCGTTCCGACGCGCCCCTGCACGTGGAGGTCACCGACGGCACGGCGCGCTCCAACCGCCGCTACCGCGAGAACATGTACTACGACCTGGCCAAGAACGCGCCGATCCGGCTCGCGTTCGGACTGGGCCAGGAGCTGGCGGAGTACGGGGGCACGGCCGTCGCCGTCTCGCCGGGTTTCCTGCGCTCGGAGCAGATGCTCGCGCACTTCGGGGTGGGCGAGGAGAACTGGCGCGACGCGATCGCCCAGGAGCCGGCCTTCGCCGTCGCCGAGTCCCCGCGCTACCTGGCCCGCGGCGTCGCCGCGCTGGCCGCCGATCCCGGCCGGGCGGCCCGCTGGAACGGGAAGTCCACCTCCAGCGCCGAACTCGCGAGGACGTACGGGGTGCGGGACGTGGACGGCAGCCGCCCGGACGCCTGGGCGTACTTCGAGGCCGCCGCCCGCGGCGGCGGGGAGGTCTCCCCCGAGGACTACCGCTGA